CAAATTGCCGGGCCTTGCAAGATTATTCATTCCTAATGCAGTACGAAAGGCAATGAGAAAAGCCTTATACCTGCAGGGGATAGGTCGTCATACCGCCGAAGAAGTTGCACAAATGGGATATAAAACTCTGGATGCTATTGCAGCGATGCTTGGTGAAAAAAAATATTTTCATGGTAATGACCTCACTAGCATTGATGCAACAGCCTTTGCTTTTTTAGCGAATATTGCGTGGCTACCTTTTGAAGATCCATTAAAAAATTGCCTGCAAAATCACACGAATTTGCTAGGTTTTTGCGAGAGAATCTGGAGTAATTTTTATCCTGAAATTCCTAAACCATTTAATATTCTATGATTTTACCGCAAAAATCAGGATGGAATTCGTAAACGAATTGTCATTAATGCCAGAAATTTATACTGGCTTTGCAATCATAGTTTTATTTGTTAAGATTTAAGGCGTTTAAATAACATTTGAGGTTAAGTATGCCAATTATTAACAGTACTCGTGTACAAAAAAAAGAAAAAATCAAGGCTGAAATCAGCAGCGAAACCTTTGAGATGATCACTGCGTATTGCGCTTGGGCGAATATTGATGATATTGGATTTTTTATTGAAGAAGCTGCAAGTTTTGTTTTTGCTAAAGATCGTGATTGGAAACAACATAAAAAAGCAGCAAAAAAACGCGTTGAGTCTACAAACGCCTAAGAATTCATAAAGGCGCCTATATTCTTAGCCGCCTTTATTTCCCGCTTAATATCCCCACTACAAAACCTGCATTTGCCAAGCATTCAAAATTAAATACGGTATAGCCATTAAATTGCCATCGCTCTATTCAGGCCTGAATTGGCTTGCGACCTAAGGATGTAAGTGGGGCTAGGATTAAGAAAACCAGAAAGAAGATACTTAACAAACCATAAATAAAATGTGAATTTATTGGCAAAGAGGGAGGGGGAACTAAACTGACTATTAATCCAATACTAATGCCTGAAAGCCCGAGAAATGCTGATAGTAAAATTATCCATGAATAAGATTTTCTATTAAAAATCAATTTAATGGCGCTAAGACATAGCATAAAATACATCAATAAATACACTTGAGTTGCTGAATTAAGCATGACCCAATAAGAGGTATTAATTGCAGGGAAAACCAAGAATAGAAGGCTAATTATAGAAACAAATCCTGCCTGTAAAATAAGTAATCTGGCAGGTACTTGTCGAGCATTCTTTTCAATGAGTTTTGTATACCTCACGCCTTCATTAATTGCAAAACTCAAACCTTTAATAGGTGCTATTATCCAGTTATTAGCAGTACCAATACAGCCTATGGCAATCAAGGCATTCATGAGAAAAGCCAACGGTCCACAATGTAATTCATTAAAAAATATTTCAATTAATCGGGGAATGCTACTAACAAAATTTAGTTGCTGTGCGGGTATAATCATGGCCAAAGTTATTGAGCCGAAAAGCATAGTAAAAAAAACTACAATGACTGCAATAAAAATTGCTTTTGTAATAGCTCCTGGCTTGCTTTCTTTGGCGTGAACCGCAGCAATCTCAATACCACAAAACGACAGCATAATGGCAGTTAAAGCTGTCCATGAATAAGGCGTGGCGGGAGGTAAAATAGGCTTAATAAGATCTCTGTGTGAAAAATACCAAAAAAGTCCCATAGTGAGTATGGTGAGAAAAGGCATTAAAAGACCAGCCAGGGTACAAAAACTATTAAAACGGCTCGACGTTTGAATCCCTTTTAAGTTGATCCAGGTTAAACACCAAATAAGCACAATGATTGTAAAAAAAATTAAATAATTATTTTCAGCAAGTTGAGGGGAAAAGCTATAGAGCAAAGTCCCTGCAATAAAACTTAAGAAAGTAGGGTAAATGAGAAGATTTTGTATGCATTGAAACCAAATAGCCATGAACCCTAATCGTTGTCCTAAGCCTTGTTTAACCCAGCCATAGATTCCTTGTTGAGATTGCTTTGAAAACCATGATGCAAGGATAGCAATAGGAAGTAAAAACAGGACAAGGGCGAGTATAAAATAATTAAATAATTGGCTGCCTGCGATCGCTGCAACGGGTAAATTGCGGATGCTGTCAACTGAACAAACAGTAATTAAGCTAAGACTGGCTATTGAAAGAGGCTTATTCATTTAAAATCTCAAGGATAAGCAACTTAATCCCCCATCTATTTTTCTAAATTCACTGACATCGAGGGTTGTTACAGGAAAGCCAATGTCTAGAATTGCTTGTTGCGTTTTTGAGAATCCGTGGGGCATTAAGACCGTGCCATTTACCGTAATGCAATTGGCTGCATAGGCTTCCTCATTTTCTATAGGGATTTGAACGAATTGCTTAAAGTCTGGGTGATTGATTAGTTCACCGCTGACGATAACATAGTTTTTTCCTAGGTAACTAATACCTGTTTTAAGATGAAGAAACTCTTTAAGCTCTACACAAGAGGCTGTATAACCTTGTGTTGTTAAAATTTGTATAAGTTGTTGAGCGCCATCTTTATTTGTCCTTGCTGAGAGACCAATATAAAAGTGGTTATCAATTCGAAGCACATCACCTGCTTCCAATGTACCTGGAGCAACAATGTAAGACCGTTTATTCTGATAGAATGCCTGAATTGTTGCTTCTATTTCCTTGACTTCACCTCGTCTTGAGGGAGCCCCGGGTCGAGTAAGAAGTGCAAGCTTTTCCGTGAGTAAAGCAACATCTTCTACAAAACAAGCATCGGGATAAGCATTTATTGGAGGTAAAATAGTCACTTCAACACCACAACCAATCAGTGCCTTGATATAGGCTTGGTGCTGTTCGAGCGCGAGCTCATAATCGGGGTTACCAAGATAAGAAGAAGACGTTAAGCCATTAATTAATGATTGGCTGGGTGTTCTAACAATAGCATTTTTAAAGTACATACTTATCCTAAGTGATATTCAATCCATAGTAACGTCTGTATTGACGAATGCTAAGCAGTTTCCCTTTTGACTTACATGAAGTCAATAGAAATAATAACTGTCTGGGATTTTAGTTCCAGACCCGCTGCCCATTAATAAAACCTATCTAATAAACGCATATCAGTCTGGTTGATTGCTCCAACTGGATGCCTCGGACAAGCCGAGGCACGTAGAAAAAATGGTAGGAGAAAAGCTGTTAACTACTCTACATGCGACTTGTCTGAGACAATCTAACAGCCCCTACGTGCCTTCGCTTGTCCAAGGCATCCATCAGAGGAAAGGCTGTTAACTACTCTACGTGCGGCTTGTGTCTGAGCAATCTAACAGCCCCTACGTGCCTTGGCTTGTCTAAGGCATCCAGCAGAGGAAAGGCTGTTAAGTACTCTACGTGTGGGGTGTCTGAAACAATCTAACAGCCCCTACGTGCCTTGGCTTGTCCAAGGCATCCAGCAGAGGAAAGGCTGTTAAGTACTCTACGTGTGGGGTGTCTGAAACAATCTAACAGCCCCTACGTGCCTTCGCTTGTCCAAGGCATCCAGCAGAGGAAAGGCTGTTAAGTACTCTACGTGTGGGTTGTCTGAAACAATCTAACAGCCCCTACGTGCCTTCGCTTGTCCAAGGGCATCCAGCAGAGGAAAGGCTGTTAACTACTCTACATGCGGCTTGTCTGAGACAATCTAACCGCCCCTACGTGCCTTGGCTTGTCCGAGGCATCCAGCAGAGGAAAGGCTTTTAACTACTTCTACATGTGGCTTGTCTAAGAAAATCTAACCCCCTGCGTGCCTTGGCTTGTCCAAGGCATACAGCAGAGGAAAGGCTGTTAAGTACTCTACGTGCGACTTGTCTGAGACTATGTAACCACCCCCTACGTGCCTCGGCTTGTCCGAGGCATCCAGCAAGATGCAGAGTCTAGCACATAGGTTGGTTATTGTTTATCCAACAAAACGACTTAAGATAAAATCATATTTGAAGATAATTCGGTAGTGGCTTGATTGAAAGCATTAAATACGACTTCTTTAACAAGATTATAGTCTTGTGCAGAGCAGCTTTTCTCTAAAGCAAGAAAGACTAATTTAACTATTTCTTCCACCGGAGTATGGGATGTCTTAATAAGCGCGGGGGTCTTGCCTAGAACTCTGTGAAGATGCTGCAGATAGTCTTCATCTGATAATACTCTTCCAGGGGTGTGTTGTATGAAGTTAATCAAGATAGAGCTATATCGTACAGATAAATCAGTTAAATCTTCGGAAAATTGTCTATCATTAACCGAGGCTAATTCGGTGGAACGGTAAAGAAGTTGCACTGCCAACTGAAGAGCAGGGTTACTATGTTTCTGCCCATAGA
The nucleotide sequence above comes from Legionella hackeliae. Encoded proteins:
- a CDS encoding APC family permease, which gives rise to MNKPLSIASLSLITVCSVDSIRNLPVAAIAGSQLFNYFILALVLFLLPIAILASWFSKQSQQGIYGWVKQGLGQRLGFMAIWFQCIQNLLIYPTFLSFIAGTLLYSFSPQLAENNYLIFFTIIVLIWCLTWINLKGIQTSSRFNSFCTLAGLLMPFLTILTMGLFWYFSHRDLIKPILPPATPYSWTALTAIMLSFCGIEIAAVHAKESKPGAITKAIFIAVIVVFFTMLFGSITLAMIIPAQQLNFVSSIPRLIEIFFNELHCGPLAFLMNALIAIGCIGTANNWIIAPIKGLSFAINEGVRYTKLIEKNARQVPARLLILQAGFVSIISLLFLVFPAINTSYWVMLNSATQVYLLMYFMLCLSAIKLIFNRKSYSWIILLSAFLGLSGISIGLIVSLVPPPSLPINSHFIYGLLSIFFLVFLILAPLTSLGRKPIQA
- a CDS encoding dimethylarginine dimethylaminohydrolase family protein; translated protein: MYFKNAIVRTPSQSLINGLTSSSYLGNPDYELALEQHQAYIKALIGCGVEVTILPPINAYPDACFVEDVALLTEKLALLTRPGAPSRRGEVKEIEATIQAFYQNKRSYIVAPGTLEAGDVLRIDNHFYIGLSARTNKDGAQQLIQILTTQGYTASCVELKEFLHLKTGISYLGKNYVIVSGELINHPDFKQFVQIPIENEEAYAANCITVNGTVLMPHGFSKTQQAILDIGFPVTTLDVSEFRKIDGGLSCLSLRF